The following proteins come from a genomic window of Aspergillus luchuensis IFO 4308 DNA, chromosome 3, nearly complete sequence:
- a CDS encoding TolB family protein (COG:U;~EggNog:ENOG410PW0W;~InterPro:IPR011042,IPR011659;~PFAM:PF07676;~SECRETED:SignalP(1-24)) — MFVSKTWAWLALATATLVSGASHAEDHSRREATSGTKLGTFLHNRISPNYSELYIAEPDGSNEKLLLGSNTVYDFRASWSPDAKHVYFTSERRGDGQADIYRVAINGTSTEGAEIEEVALSPGVDDSASISPDGKMLAFATSRYNQTSQIMLMVLETGSLKNLTLIPGISEAANSSLPNGYFKPTWSPDGEWIVFTSDRNTPWRGHSDGSGWEHTQELSIYAARPNGTDFRLVSSRSNYTQGSPRFSPNGKRLVFYEMLTEDTYNGRLQPELLEGSYLNTSIVSIDFATGGDRIVHATGDGTKISPSFVTDDVIGYVMKESASNGIYYTSISGKNYTQYQTIPMNTMTPAIRSPAWSPDGKYIIYEKQGPTGGSTSTSKTQYSPLWSFDPDWDYRFTDVFPMAKRGGCPMMAMSQQMEGVAESNLMRLQMNGTDQVTLFETKKGMINPSIAEGFNARAYQGNWGPNDTNITFGYGAYFVGRQSSPGFIFSVTPEGTGVTLLAGNNITNYGFPSYNHDGTQVVFRTWPGTASNGTTIGTTGLAIVDLPSRQVTQLTTEWDNLPAFSPDGKKILFTRRTNLDNIGDNYDIFTMNPDGSELTKLTPSIASDAHAVWTQDGRILYSTAMFGFQQEAPLYDDSMQPYAIIVLMEADGSNKTVLSNSLWEDAMPMFAPAHVMESHCCS; from the exons ATGTTTGTTTCGAAGACATGGGCCTGGCTTGCATTAGCCACTGCCACCCTAGTCTCTGGTGCATCACATGCAGAAGACCACTCTAGGAGAGAGGCTACCTCAGGAACAAAACTAGGTACCTTTCTGCACAACCGCATCAGTCCCAACTATTCCGAGCTGTATATTGCCGAGCCAGACGGCTCCAATGAGAAGCTCCTCCTGGGTTCCAACACCGTGTACGATTTCCGAGCCAGCTGGTCTCCTGACGCAAAGCATGTTTATTTCACGtcggagagaagaggggacgGCCAGGCGGATATCTACCGTGTCGCCATTAATGGCACCAGTACCGAGGGGGCAGAAATAGAGGAAGTCGCTTTGTCACCCGGTGTCGACGACTCTGCTTCGATCTCCCCTGATGGCAAGATGCTGGCATTTGCAACTTCAAGATACAATCAGACTAGCCAGATAATGCTCATGGTCCTGGAGACCGGATCGCTCAAGAACCTCACGCTCATTCCCGGTATCTCCGAGGCCGCCAACTCTTCACTACCCAATGGATACTTCAAACCGACATGGTCCCCTGATGGAGAGTGGATCGTCTTCACATCCGATCGCAACACCCCATGGCGGGGCCACAGCGACGGCTCTGGTTGGGAGCATACCCAGGAGTTGTCCATTTACGCAGCCCGCCCCAATGGTACCGACTTTCGTCTCGTCTCGTCTCGGAGCAACTACACCCAGGGATCGCCTAGATTCTCCCCGAATGGAAAGCGCCTGGTCTTCTATGAGATGTTGACCGAGGACACATACAATGGTCGCCTGCAGCCTGAACTGCTCGAAGGATCTTACCTCAACACCAGCATCGTCTCGATTGATTTCGCCACGGGTGGTGACCGCATTGTTCATGCTACTGGAGATGGGACCAAGATCAGTCCTTCGTTCGTCACCGACGAT GTTATTGGCTACGTCATGAAAGAGTCGGCGAGCAATGGTATCTACTACACCTCCATCTCGGGTAAAAACTACACGCAATACCAGACCATTCCCATGAATACCATGACACCTGCTATACGCTCCCCTGCCTGGTCGCCAGATGGCAAATATATCATCTATGAAAAACAAGGTCCCACGGGCGGTAGTACGTCGACATCGAAGACTCAGTATTCCCCGCTGTGGAGCTTTGACCCGGACTGGGACTACCGCTTCACGGATGTTTTCCCGATGGCCAAGCGTGGAGGCTGCCCTATGATGGCCATGTCACAGCAGATGGAGGGTGTCGCGGAGAGCAATCTCATGCGTCTCCAAATGAACGGCACTGATCAGGTTACCCTCTTCGAGACCAAGAAGGGCATGATCAACCCTTCTATCGCGGAAGGCTTTAACGCCCGTGCCTATCAGGGCAACTGGGGACCGAATGATACCAACATCACGTTCGGCTACGGCGCATACTTTGTGGGTCGCCAAAGTAGCCCAGGGTTCATCTTCAGTGTTACCCCGGAGGGTACGGGCGTGACCCTCCTCGCCggcaacaacatcaccaacTACGGATTCCCGTCTTACAACCATGATGGCACCCAGGTCGTTTTCCGGACATGGCCTGGTACTGCCTCTAATGGTACCACCATTGGCACCACTGGATTGGCCATTGTCGATCTACCCTCTCGGCAGGTGACCCAACTTACAACCGAGTGGGATAACCTCCCGGCTTTCTCCCCTGATGGCAAGAAGATCTTGTTCACACGGCGCACCAATCTGGATAACATTGGCGACAACTATGACATTTTCACCATGAACCCGGATGGCAGTGAACTTACGAAGCTCACTCCCTCTATCGCCAGTGATGCCCATGCTGTGTGGACCCAAGATGGACGTATCCTATACAGTACCGCGATGTTCGGCTTCCAGCAGGAGGCACCCTTATACGATGATTCTATGCAGCCATACGCTATCATCGTGCTCATGGAAGCCGATGGTAGCAACAAGACCGTGTTGTCGAACAGTTTGTGGGAAGATGCCATGCCTATGTTTGCGCCCGCTCACGTCATGGAATCCCATTGTTGTTCCTAG
- a CDS encoding LysM peptidoglycan-binding domain-containing protein (COG:S;~EggNog:ENOG410PSHX;~InterPro:IPR018392,IPR036779;~PFAM:PF01476;~SECRETED:SignalP(1-23)), producing the protein MKGFGSAVSTLFLSLGTIAVASASCDPSTLNTTSYLYDITEETTVFEVARKTNRGVCDIGRHNLMADVTIPPNIGEVFIIPGETCTPDNESCLIKDVGRTRTCIYGGPRLYYTVKGDTYEKIALRLNITTESLSGGQSANETLPVGQFIKVPECSPSQCIIQPYSFEWGVYKDLADKYGTTVGQIMMLSPTYNYSSLAFSNGGTAPPIDLPINCTALSSNITVIS; encoded by the coding sequence ATGAAGGGCTTTGGATCCGCCGTTTCtactttgtttctttctctgggCACCATTGCCGTTGCCTCGGCGTCCTGCGATCCGAGTACCCTGAATACCACAAGTTATCTCTACGATATCACCGAAGAGACTACGGTGTTCGAGGTTGCCCGCAAGACCAACCGCGGTGTCTGTGACATTGGCCGACACAACCTTATGGCAGATGTGACCATTCCACCTAATATTGGCgaagtcttcatcatccctgGCGAAACCTGCACTCCAGACAATGAATCCTGCCTGATCAAAGATGTGGGCCGTACCCGGACTTGCATCTACGGTGGACCACGTTTGTACTACACCGTCAAAGGGGACACCTATGAAAAGATTGCCCTCCGTCTCAACATAACTACCGAATCACTCTCGGGCGGTCAGTCCGCTAATGAAACATTGCCGGTTGGCCAGTTCATCAAGGTCCCCGAGTGCTCGCCGAGTCAATGTATCATCCAGCCTTATTCGTTTGAGTGGGGTGTGTATAAGGATCTTGCCGACAAGTATGGGACGACTGTTGGCCAAATCATGATGCTAAGCCCGACCTACAACTACAGCAGTCTGGCTTTCAGCAACGGGGGAACAGCTCCGCCAATTGATCTTCCGATCAACTGCACTGCTCTGTCGAGCAATATCACCGTTATCAGCTAG
- a CDS encoding SDR family NAD(P)-dependent oxidoreductase (COG:Q;~EggNog:ENOG410PMFX;~InterPro:IPR036291,IPR002347;~PFAM:PF00106,PF13561,PF01370;~go_process: GO:0055114 - oxidation-reduction process [Evidence IEA]) has protein sequence MARILITGSVDGLGLEAARQLVNRGHTVYLHARNEQRAMDAKSACPGAAGVLTADLSRMEDTQKLCDDANAIGEFDAVILNAGIMQGGFRKNANTGVPALVSVNLIAPYVMSCLLRPPKRLVFISSNLHRYADMASLEDMFWFKRGEASYQSYSAYCDSKLHVMLLANAVARRFRNTSVTSVHPGWVATKLGGHGAPDKVEDGVETYVMLAEGNYDEQNLSGGYFEPKGKIGQPIPAARDENLQEKVVEACEEVTGLKLPA, from the coding sequence ATGGCTCGCATTCTCATCACTGGCTCGGTCGACGGACTTGGTCTCGAGGCTGCCAGGCAGCTTGTTAACAGAGGACACACCGTATACCTGCATGCACGCAATGAGCAACGTGCAATGGACGCCAAATCCGCGTGCCCAGGTGCCGCCGGGGTGTTGACTGCCGACTTATCCAGGATGGAAGACACGCAGAAGCTCTGCGACGATGCCAACGCAATTGGTGAATTTGATGCTGTCATCCTGAATGCTGGAATCATGCAGGGTGGCTTTCGGAAGAATGCGAATACTGGTGTTCCAGCCTTGGTGTCGGTCAACCTTATCGCACCTTATGTGATGTCCTGTTTGCTGCGTCCACCAAAACGCCTGGTTTTCATTTCCTCAAACCTGCACCGGTACGCAGACATGGCGAGCCTGGAGGATATGTTCTGGTTCAAGCGCGGGGAGGCCAGCTACCAAAGTTACTCGGCATACTGTGACTCCAAGCTTCATGTCATGCTCCTCGCCAATGCCGTCGCTAGGCGGTTCAGGAACACATCGGTGACCTCGGTGCACCCCGGGTGGGTGGCAACCAAGCTTGGCGGACACGGTGCCCCAGATAAGGTGGAGGACGGTGTTGAAACGTATGTCATGTTAGCCGAAGGGAATTATGATGAACAGAACCTGTCTGGAGGGTATTTCGAGCCCAAAGGGAAGATTGGTCAGCCGATTCCGGCTGCAAGAGATGAGAATTTGCAAGAGAAAGTCGTGGAAGCCTGTGAAGAGGTTACTGGCTTGAAACTGCCGGCTTAA
- a CDS encoding zinc-binding alcohol dehydrogenase family protein (COG:C;~EggNog:ENOG410PKKM;~InterPro:IPR036291,IPR020843,IPR013154,IPR011032;~PFAM:PF08240;~go_function: GO:0016491 - oxidoreductase activity [Evidence IEA];~go_process: GO:0055114 - oxidation-reduction process [Evidence IEA]): MATHPAIIVPALKGPLTIQHVPTWKPAHREIQVRVEWVPSAPLDVWQVDAGLMVQFPQTLGDTAAGTVVAVGPDVKRLQIGDQVFGMFFQNKTQKGQQVYVTAPETLFGKVPQTIPLSAAATIPTNFCTAFFALFEKLKIELPWPRPENFTPSDKDVPLLIWGAASSVGQSAVQILQHWGYTNVIATSSPKHHARIKAYGAAHVFDYRDPNVTASILELLASQGHSEIIRVFDSVASKYGSLIPISKIATQPGSAVAAVLPVVISTSAEKDGLKLSPDVSAEAPWASGVEIHPIVVYNYEENQFLRDHLQAEIMPTLLAQGAIEPNKQQIVEGETLLDRARKALDIMRSGTVSGERLVWQVWTEEEFPEFK, from the exons ATGGCCACCCACCCAGCAATCATTGTACCCGCACTGAAGGGGCCTTTAACAATTCAGCATGTTCCGACTTGGAAGCCTGCCCATCGGGAAATTCAGGTCCGGGTGGAATGGGTTCCATCCGCCCCGTTGGATGTCTGGCAAGTTGATGCTGGGCTCATGGTCCAGTTTCCTCAGACACTGGGTGATACGGCTGCGGGGACTGTAGTAGCTGTTGGTCCTGATGTCAAGCGCCTCCAAATTGGCGATCAGGTTTTCGGAATGTTTTTCCAAAATAAGACACAGAAGGGTCAGCAGGTATATGTAACTGCACCAGAGACCCTTTTTGGTAAG GTCCCACAAACCATTCCATTGTCTGCTGCGGCTACCATACCGACCAACTTCTGCACTGCATTCTTTGCACTTTTTGAAAAGCTCAAGATTGAGCTGCCTTGGCCGCGTCCAGAAAACTTCACCCCATCTGACAAAGACGTACCGCTTCTCATCTGGGGTGCTGCCAGTTCCGTGGGGCAGTCAGCGGTGCAAATCCTCCAACATTGGGGATACACGAACGTGATTGCAACATCTTCGCCGAAGCACCATGCAAGGATCAAGGCTTATGGTGCGGCGCACGTCTTCGACTATCGCGACCCCAATGTTACTGCCTCCATCCTCGAACTCTTGGCTAGTCAAGGGCACTCAGAGATTATTCGTGTCTTTGACTCCGTAGCCTCGAAGTACGGTTCCTTGATTCCAATCTCCAAGATTGCGACACAACCAGGAtcagctgttgctgctgttcttccAGTCGTTATCAGCACCTCAGCTGAAAAAGACGGTCTCAAGCTTTCCCCAGATGTCTCTGCGGAAGCGCCCTGGGCATCGGGAGTGGAGATCCATCCCATTGTGGTTTACAACTACGAAGAG AATCAATTTTTGCGGGACCATCTTCAAGCTGAGATCATGCCAACGCTTTTGGCACAAGGTGCTATCGAGCCGAATAAGCAGCAGATAGTTGAAGGAGAGACTCTCTTGGATAGGGCGCGCAAAGCTTTAGACATTATGAGAAGTGGCACTGTTAGTGGTGAGCGGCTGGTGTGGCAGGTCTGGACCGAGGAGGAGTTCCCTGAGTTCAAATGA
- a CDS encoding phosphotransferase family protein (COG:S;~EggNog:ENOG410PMB2;~InterPro:IPR011009,IPR002575;~PFAM:PF01636), with protein sequence MKPRLHHDDVAWEKAEAITNAWVRQFFDPKILQSVAQFLSRHHGPGKIDEFSYLEKGSYNITFQMKNKNANSTVIRFVQPGSIMFPEEKVRNEVAMMRYINDQTAIPVPFVCHWGSREESPRGLGPFIIMEYVEHKTNMYDVLNRPGCPREERGVLNPDIREARLEALYGEVATVLLELSKTNFPRIGSLKQVDDFTWEVSKRPLSMSMNSLIRLGTLPRSKLPNTTFETTSSYFEALAELHIAHLINQRNDAIDSADDCRRKLVARFLFRKLAREHHLTKPLDAFDNGPFKLWCDDFRPANILLSEELKIVGVVDWEFTYAAPVEFSFAPPWWLLIEKPEYWPQGLEDWCSKYQRRLPTFLKAIRDQEERAIEQGWLASTQRLSGHMRDSWESGNFWIAYAARNNFAFDLIYWHKIDQRFFGSTSIPIDDVWKQRLVILEPAERAEIEQIVAIKVEEMQTRPLAWDPDGYTGEVADTLCENADNEPEREPSEYAPDERMYTGPTTLEELSLVGDGSFIVFNKLRSKVY encoded by the coding sequence ATGAAACCACGCCTGCACCACGACGACGTCGCCTGGGAGAAGGCTGAAGCCATCACCAATGCATGGGTTCGACAGTTCTTCGACCCCAAGATTCTGCAATCCGTCGCGCAATTCCTGTCAAGACACCATGGCCCTGGGAAGATTGATGAGTTTAGCTATCTGGAGAAAGGCTCGTACAACATCACCTTCCagatgaagaacaagaatGCAAACTCTACAGTCATACGGTTCGTCCAGCCAGGATCAATCATGTTCCCCGAAGAGAAAGTACGCAATGAAGTGGCCATGATGCGATACATCAATGATCAGACTGCCATTCCTGTTCCTTTCGTGTGTCACTGGGGATCGAGGGAAGAAAGTCCTCGGGGACTAGGCCCGTTCATCATAATGGAATACGTTGAGCATAAGACAAACATGTATGATGTTCTCAATAGGCCTGGTTGTCCTCGCGAAGAGCGTGGTGTGCTTAACCCCGATATCCGTGAGGCCAGGCTGGAGGCGTTGTATGGAGAGGTTGCAACCGTTTTACTGGAGCTTTCCAAAACAAATTTTCCCCGGATAGGGTCACTGAAACAGGTCGATGATTTCACCTGGGAAGTAAGCAAGAGACCCTTGTCAATGTCTATGAATAGTCTGATCCGACTGGGTACGCTACCTCGATCAAAACTTCCTAACACGACGTTCGAAACCACATCTTCATATTTCGAAGCATTAGCAGAACTTCACATTGCACACCTCATCAACCAGCGTAATGATGCGATTGACTCAGCGGACGACTGTCGACGGAAGCTTGTTGCTCGATTCCTTTTTCGAAAACTCGCCAGAGAACATCATTTAACAAAGCCGTTGGACGCCTTCGATAACGGCCCGTTCAAGCTTTGGTGCGATGACTTCCGCCCAGCTAATATCCTCCTGAGCGAAGAGCTGAAGATCGTCGGAGTTGTTGACTGGGAGTTCACATACGCCGCGCCTGTTGAATTCTCATTTGCACCTCCATGGTGGCTGCTAATTGAGAAGCCCGAATACTGGCCACAGGGTCTTGAAGACTGGTGCAGTAAATATCAACGACGTCTTCCCACCTTCCTCAAGGCGATAAGAGACCAGGAGGAGAGAGCAATTGAGCAGGGGTGGTTGGCCAGTACCCAGCGGCTGTCGGGTCATATGAGAGACAGCTGGGAGAGTGGCAATTTCTGGATAGCATATGCAGCGAGGAACAATTTTGCCTTTGACTTGATATACTGGCATAAGATCGATCAACGATTTTTCGGATCGACGTCTATTCCCATCGATGATGTTTGGAAACAGAGACTGGTCATACTCGAGCCTGCAGAGAGAGCTGAGATTGAACAAATTGTGGCGATCAAGGTTGAAGAGATGCAGACTCGACCATTGGCTTGGGATCCTGATGGCTACACCGGGGAGGTCGCAGATACCCTCTGCGAAAACGCAGACAACGAACCTGAAAGGGAACCGTCCGAGTATGCACCAGATGAGAGAATGTATACTGGCCCGACAACGCTGGAAGAACTGTCTCTGGTCGGTGATGGTTCGTTTATTGTCTTTAACAAGCTTCGAAGCAAAGTATATTAG